One window of the Candidatus Thermoplasmatota archaeon genome contains the following:
- a CDS encoding sodium-translocating pyrophosphatase: MVDITLVIPIAGAVGLAFAGYLTWYVFKKDLGTPEMQEIGDAIRQGAMAFMKRQYTTILVISLLLSGLIAVLIDPKPWVGLSFLVGALASAVSGYIGMYVSVRSNIRTAAAARRTLNEALVTSFRGGAVSGMGVVSLSLIGVAGIFFVFHSGMSFTISESLDSAIGFAFGASFAALFAQLGGGIFTKAADVGADLVGKIEAGIPEDDPRNPAVIADLVGDNVGDCAGRGADLFESTAAENIGAMVIGLTLYKLFTGDPFNWSESEALVWIFFPLVARSFGIFASLVGVLAVRLRHEDKDPMSGINMGYYITCVLAAIFFYVATKYMLGDQYLYFFGAGLIGIVLSIVIVYITQYYTSGSWRPVREIAEASTTGPATNIITGLSVAMETTALPVLAIIFALLGSFGLGQMAGNEIDGSIVNGVVVDLSSTDMLIFGFYGTAVATMGMLATCAFILATDTFGPITDNAGGIIEMSNQPEEIRRRTDKLDACGNTTKALTKGYAMGSAALAAFLLFGAYFERVSAKTGQVLSESFKVDIAQPDVFVGGLLGAMLVFLFASLAIRAVGKAAHEMINEVRRQFKADPGIMERTSKPDYAKCVDIATKGALKAMVLPALLPVLVPVTFGIVMNMAGYNAPQAVGALLMIGTITGIMVANMFNNGGGAWDNGKKYIESGNFGGKKSPAHAAAVVGDTVGDPLKDTAGPSIHVLVKLLATVTLVFVGLFV; the protein is encoded by the coding sequence ATGGTAGACATCACCCTAGTTATACCGATTGCAGGCGCAGTCGGGCTAGCATTCGCAGGCTATTTGACCTGGTATGTTTTCAAAAAGGACCTCGGGACTCCAGAGATGCAGGAGATCGGGGACGCCATCAGGCAGGGCGCCATGGCTTTCATGAAGAGACAGTACACGACGATACTCGTGATAAGCCTCCTGCTGAGCGGTCTGATTGCCGTTTTGATCGACCCGAAACCATGGGTCGGTCTATCGTTCCTTGTCGGGGCGCTGGCATCCGCAGTATCCGGGTACATCGGCATGTACGTAAGCGTCAGGTCGAACATCCGGACGGCCGCAGCTGCAAGGCGGACGCTCAACGAGGCGCTGGTCACTTCGTTCAGAGGTGGCGCAGTCTCTGGCATGGGCGTCGTGTCGCTCAGCCTAATTGGCGTTGCTGGCATTTTCTTCGTTTTCCACAGTGGCATGAGTTTCACGATATCGGAGTCGCTTGACTCCGCAATCGGATTCGCCTTCGGCGCGAGCTTCGCTGCCTTGTTCGCACAACTGGGAGGAGGTATCTTCACGAAGGCCGCTGATGTCGGCGCGGATCTCGTCGGCAAGATCGAGGCAGGGATTCCAGAGGACGACCCGAGGAACCCGGCCGTCATCGCCGACCTCGTTGGTGACAACGTCGGAGACTGCGCGGGCAGAGGCGCGGATTTGTTCGAATCAACCGCCGCTGAGAACATCGGGGCGATGGTCATCGGCCTGACACTGTACAAGCTGTTCACGGGAGATCCATTCAACTGGTCGGAGAGCGAGGCTCTTGTCTGGATATTCTTCCCGCTCGTAGCAAGGTCATTCGGGATATTCGCATCGCTTGTGGGCGTGCTCGCGGTGCGCTTGAGGCATGAGGACAAGGACCCGATGTCAGGCATAAACATGGGCTACTACATCACGTGTGTCTTGGCAGCCATCTTCTTCTATGTCGCAACCAAGTACATGCTGGGCGACCAGTACCTGTACTTCTTCGGAGCGGGCTTGATCGGCATTGTGCTCAGCATAGTCATAGTGTACATCACTCAATACTACACATCGGGCAGCTGGAGACCAGTGCGCGAGATCGCCGAGGCATCCACGACAGGACCCGCGACCAACATCATAACCGGGCTGTCAGTTGCGATGGAGACCACGGCTCTGCCTGTTCTTGCGATAATATTCGCGTTGCTCGGATCATTTGGCTTGGGCCAGATGGCGGGCAACGAAATCGACGGCTCAATTGTCAACGGCGTCGTCGTTGACCTTTCGAGCACTGACATGCTGATCTTCGGATTCTACGGCACGGCCGTAGCTACGATGGGAATGCTCGCAACCTGCGCATTCATCCTGGCGACCGACACATTCGGCCCGATAACTGACAACGCTGGTGGCATCATCGAAATGTCGAACCAGCCTGAGGAGATCAGACGCAGAACTGACAAGTTGGACGCTTGCGGCAACACAACCAAGGCCTTGACCAAGGGATATGCGATGGGCAGTGCCGCCCTGGCCGCGTTCCTGCTGTTTGGCGCTTACTTCGAGAGGGTCTCGGCCAAGACTGGTCAGGTGTTGTCGGAATCGTTCAAGGTGGATATCGCGCAACCAGATGTGTTCGTCGGCGGCCTTCTCGGCGCGATGCTCGTCTTCTTGTTCGCATCACTCGCGATCAGGGCTGTCGGAAAGGCGGCTCACGAGATGATCAACGAGGTCAGGAGACAGTTCAAGGCAGACCCGGGCATCATGGAGAGGACCTCGAAGCCAGATTACGCGAAGTGCGTCGACATTGCCACGAAAGGTGCTCTGAAAGCGATGGTGCTTCCTGCGCTGCTTCCTGTGCTTGTTCCCGTCACTTTCGGCATAGTCATGAACATGGCCGGTTACAACGCTCCACAGGCTGTTGGCGCGCTGCTAATGATCGGCACGATAACCGGCATAATGGTCGCGAACATGTTCAACAACGGTGGCGGCGCATGGGACAACGGCAAGAAGTACATTGAGTCAGGGAACTTCGGCGGCAAGAAATCTCCGGCGCATGCAGCTGCGGTCGTTGGCGATACTGTCGGTGACCCGCTGAAGGACACCGCAGGGCCGTCGATACACGTGCTCGTAAAGTTGCTGGCGACGGTGACGCTCGTATTCGTCGGTCTGTTCGTCTAG
- a CDS encoding Lrp/AsnC ligand binding domain-containing protein has protein sequence MVKAVVLVMLEQQTFEDAMKINKIPGVVDGYLVFGHYDYIAFIDVPALEKVGQIADRIQKLGFVRYVETLIER, from the coding sequence ATGGTGAAGGCAGTAGTTTTGGTTATGCTTGAGCAACAGACGTTCGAGGACGCAATGAAGATCAACAAGATCCCGGGCGTCGTGGACGGCTACCTCGTCTTTGGTCACTACGACTATATCGCGTTCATCGATGTGCCAGCGCTGGAGAAGGTCGGGCAGATTGCCGACAGGATCCAGAAGCTCGGCTTCGTCAGGTACGTAGAGACCCTGATCGAGAGATAG
- a CDS encoding DNA-directed RNA polymerase — protein sequence MYVIASKEDVVRIPPNLLGEDFQELSIRLTQESFQNKVEGDGSFTVLVKDIEPQGGGRIIHGDGAVYQKVKFDALMFRPMLHEVVEGSICEVLKFGAFVRFGPLDGLLHISQIMDDRIDVDVEGRRLVGKDTKRELRLGDSVRARIVSLSINERSPRESKIGLTMRQPGLGKLEWLEEDRKKREEKDKR from the coding sequence ATGTACGTGATAGCATCGAAAGAGGACGTTGTCCGGATACCCCCGAACCTGCTGGGTGAGGACTTCCAGGAACTGTCAATCAGGCTCACCCAGGAGTCCTTCCAGAACAAGGTCGAGGGGGATGGGAGCTTCACAGTCCTCGTGAAGGACATCGAGCCCCAAGGCGGCGGGAGGATCATCCACGGTGACGGGGCCGTATACCAGAAGGTCAAGTTCGACGCCTTGATGTTCAGGCCGATGCTGCACGAGGTCGTCGAGGGCTCCATATGCGAGGTACTCAAGTTCGGCGCCTTCGTTAGGTTCGGCCCGTTGGACGGCCTGCTCCACATCAGCCAGATCATGGACGACAGGATAGATGTCGATGTCGAGGGTCGTAGGCTCGTGGGCAAGGACACAAAACGCGAGCTCAGGCTCGGAGACAGCGTCCGCGCCAGGATAGTCTCCCTCAGCATCAACGAGCGGAGCCCGAGGGAGAGCAAGATAGGCCTTACGATGCGCCAGCCAGGCCTCGGCAAGCTCGAGTGGCTCGAGGAAGATCGCAAGAAGCGGGAGGAGAAGGATAAGAGATGA
- a CDS encoding DNA-directed RNA polymerase, subunit E'', giving the protein MKIERACKKCSFITEEDKCPLCGGDSSKEWQGYVVILDHTKSEIARRIGIHVNGKFALRVR; this is encoded by the coding sequence ATGAAGATCGAGAGAGCCTGCAAGAAGTGCAGCTTTATTACTGAGGAGGATAAGTGCCCGCTCTGCGGAGGCGATTCCTCAAAGGAATGGCAGGGATATGTCGTGATCCTCGACCACACGAAGAGCGAGATCGCGAGGAGAATAGGCATACATGTCAACGGCAAGTTCGCCCTCAGAGTTCGATGA